The following proteins come from a genomic window of Salvia hispanica cultivar TCC Black 2014 chromosome 4, UniMelb_Shisp_WGS_1.0, whole genome shotgun sequence:
- the LOC125222857 gene encoding lysine--tRNA ligase isoform X2 yields the protein MASAKAKGQGKKSAAPAEDEGMDPTQYYENRLKALAAQKEAGSNPYPHKFEAQLSIPEYVKKYESLSSGEHLEDVQVGIAGRIMNKRSSSSKLFFYDLHGGGAKVQVMTDERTSELVGEEFTRFHSSVKRGDIVGIVGFPGKSKRGELSIFPKTFIVLSHCLHMMPRQKVTPGGGADNARATDVWIPGTGRNPEAYILKDQETRYRQRYLDLMLNMEVREIFRTRSKIISYIRHFLDERDFLEVETPMMNMIAGGAAARPFVTHHNDLNLKLFMRIAPELYLKELVVGGLDRVYEIGKQFRNEGIDLTHNPEFTTCEFYMAFADYNDLMKLTEDMLSGMVKELTGGYIIKYHANGLDQDPIEIDFTPPFRRIDMIDELEKIAELNIPKDLSSEETNKYLVDACAKFEIKCPPPQTTTRLLDKLVGHFLEETCVNPAFIINHPEIMSPLAKWHRSKPGLTERFELFVNKHEVCNAYTELNDPVVQRQRFADQLKDRQSGDDEAMALDETFCTALEYGLPPTGGWGLGIDRFAMLLTDSQNIKEVLLFPAMKPQEDPNKESNKKTTQDGPLAQEFEKKATVS from the exons GCATCTGCGAAGGCAAAAGGTCAAGGAAAGAAATCTGCTGCGCCAGCAGAAGATGAGGGCATGGATCCAACA CAATACTATGAAAATAGGCTAAAAGCTCTTGCAGCTCAAAAGGAAGCTGGCAGCAACCCATATCCTCACAAGTTTGAAGCTCAATTGTCTATTCCTGAATATGTAAAGAAATATGAAAGTTTAAGCAGTGGGGAACATCTGGAAGATGTTCAAGTGGGAATAGCTG GTAGGATTATGAACAAACggtcatcatcatcaaaacttttcttttatgaTTTGCACGGTGGAGGTGCTAAAGTTCAAGTTATGACAGATGAAAg GACATCAGAGTTGGTGGGGGAAGAGTTTACTAGGTTTCATTCTTCTGTGAAACGTGGAGATATTGTAGGGATCGTTGGGTTCCCAG GTAAAAGCAAAAGGGGTGAGCTTAGTATCTTTCCGAAAACATTTATAGTGCTTTCCCACTGCCTCCACATGATGCCACGCCAAAAAGTTACTCCTGGAGGAGGCGCAGATAACGCCAGG GCAACTGATGTTTGGATTCCAGGAACTGGGAGAAATCCCGAGGCTTATATCTTGAAGGATCAG GAAACCCGGTATAGGCAGCGCTATTTGGATTTGATGCTGAACATGGAGGTTCGAGAAATATTCAGAACGAGATCAAAAATTATCTCATACATAAGGCATTTTCTAGATGAACGAGATTTTCTGGAG gTTGAAACACCCATGATGAATATGATAGCTGGGGGAGCTGCTGCACGGCCTTTTGTAACCCATCACAATGACCTAAATTTGAAACTTTTTATGCGGATTGCCCCAGAACTATATCTGAAGGAACTTGTTGTTGGTGGCTTAGACCGCGTATATGAAATTGGGAAGCAGTTTAGAAATGAGGGGATTGACCTTACTCACAATCCTGAGTTTACTACTTGTGAGTTTTACATGGCTTTTGCTGACTACAATGACCTGATGAAACTAACTGAAGATATGCTCAGTG GTATGGTGAAGGAACTTACCGGCggctacataattaaatatcatgCCAATGGACTGGATCAAGATCCTATTGAGATCGATTTCACTCCTCCTTTCAG GAGGATTGATATGATAGATGAATTGGAGAAGATAGCAGAATTAAACATACCTAAAGACCTTTCCAGTGAGGAAACCAATAAATACCTGGTGGATGCATgtgcaaaatttgaaattaaatgcCCACCTCCTCAAACAACTACTAGATTATTAGACAAA CTTGTTGGCCATTTTCTTGAGGAGACTTGTGTAAACCCTGCTTTCATCATCAACCATCCTGAGATTATGAGTCCACTGGCAAAGTGGCATAGGTCGAAACCAGGCTTAACTGAGAGATTTGAGTTGTTCGTCAACAAGCATGAA GTCTGTAATGCATACACGGAGTTAAATGATCCTGTCGTGCAACGCCAACGTTTTGCTGACCAACTCAAG GACCGACAATCTGGTGATGATGAAGCAATGGCTTTGGATGAGACTTTCTGTACTGCACTTGAATATGGATTACCTCCAACTGGTGGTTGGGGTTTGGGGATTGATCGATTTGCAATGCTATTAACTGATTCACAGAATATAAAG GAAGTTTTGCTTTTCCCCGCAATGAAACCCCAGGAGGACCCGAACAAAGAAAG CAACAAGAAAACTACTCAGGATGGACCTCTCGCTCAAG aatttgaaaagaaagCAACGGTGTCGTAA
- the LOC125222857 gene encoding lysine--tRNA ligase isoform X1 translates to MASAKAKGQGKKSAAPAEDEGMDPTQYYENRLKALAAQKEAGSNPYPHKFEAQLSIPEYVKKYESLSSGEHLEDVQVGIAGRIMNKRSSSSKLFFYDLHGGGAKVQVMTDERTSELVGEEFTRFHSSVKRGDIVGIVGFPGKSKRGELSIFPKTFIVLSHCLHMMPRQKVTPGGGADNARATDVWIPGTGRNPEAYILKDQETRYRQRYLDLMLNMEVREIFRTRSKIISYIRHFLDERDFLEVETPMMNMIAGGAAARPFVTHHNDLNLKLFMRIAPELYLKELVVGGLDRVYEIGKQFRNEGIDLTHNPEFTTCEFYMAFADYNDLMKLTEDMLSGMVKELTGGYIIKYHANGLDQDPIEIDFTPPFRRIDMIDELEKIAELNIPKDLSSEETNKYLVDACAKFEIKCPPPQTTTRLLDKLVGHFLEETCVNPAFIINHPEIMSPLAKWHRSKPGLTERFELFVNKHEVCNAYTELNDPVVQRQRFADQLKDRQSGDDEAMALDETFCTALEYGLPPTGGWGLGIDRFAMLLTDSQNIKEVLLFPAMKPQEDPNKESNKKTTQDGPLAQAEFEKKATVS, encoded by the exons GCATCTGCGAAGGCAAAAGGTCAAGGAAAGAAATCTGCTGCGCCAGCAGAAGATGAGGGCATGGATCCAACA CAATACTATGAAAATAGGCTAAAAGCTCTTGCAGCTCAAAAGGAAGCTGGCAGCAACCCATATCCTCACAAGTTTGAAGCTCAATTGTCTATTCCTGAATATGTAAAGAAATATGAAAGTTTAAGCAGTGGGGAACATCTGGAAGATGTTCAAGTGGGAATAGCTG GTAGGATTATGAACAAACggtcatcatcatcaaaacttttcttttatgaTTTGCACGGTGGAGGTGCTAAAGTTCAAGTTATGACAGATGAAAg GACATCAGAGTTGGTGGGGGAAGAGTTTACTAGGTTTCATTCTTCTGTGAAACGTGGAGATATTGTAGGGATCGTTGGGTTCCCAG GTAAAAGCAAAAGGGGTGAGCTTAGTATCTTTCCGAAAACATTTATAGTGCTTTCCCACTGCCTCCACATGATGCCACGCCAAAAAGTTACTCCTGGAGGAGGCGCAGATAACGCCAGG GCAACTGATGTTTGGATTCCAGGAACTGGGAGAAATCCCGAGGCTTATATCTTGAAGGATCAG GAAACCCGGTATAGGCAGCGCTATTTGGATTTGATGCTGAACATGGAGGTTCGAGAAATATTCAGAACGAGATCAAAAATTATCTCATACATAAGGCATTTTCTAGATGAACGAGATTTTCTGGAG gTTGAAACACCCATGATGAATATGATAGCTGGGGGAGCTGCTGCACGGCCTTTTGTAACCCATCACAATGACCTAAATTTGAAACTTTTTATGCGGATTGCCCCAGAACTATATCTGAAGGAACTTGTTGTTGGTGGCTTAGACCGCGTATATGAAATTGGGAAGCAGTTTAGAAATGAGGGGATTGACCTTACTCACAATCCTGAGTTTACTACTTGTGAGTTTTACATGGCTTTTGCTGACTACAATGACCTGATGAAACTAACTGAAGATATGCTCAGTG GTATGGTGAAGGAACTTACCGGCggctacataattaaatatcatgCCAATGGACTGGATCAAGATCCTATTGAGATCGATTTCACTCCTCCTTTCAG GAGGATTGATATGATAGATGAATTGGAGAAGATAGCAGAATTAAACATACCTAAAGACCTTTCCAGTGAGGAAACCAATAAATACCTGGTGGATGCATgtgcaaaatttgaaattaaatgcCCACCTCCTCAAACAACTACTAGATTATTAGACAAA CTTGTTGGCCATTTTCTTGAGGAGACTTGTGTAAACCCTGCTTTCATCATCAACCATCCTGAGATTATGAGTCCACTGGCAAAGTGGCATAGGTCGAAACCAGGCTTAACTGAGAGATTTGAGTTGTTCGTCAACAAGCATGAA GTCTGTAATGCATACACGGAGTTAAATGATCCTGTCGTGCAACGCCAACGTTTTGCTGACCAACTCAAG GACCGACAATCTGGTGATGATGAAGCAATGGCTTTGGATGAGACTTTCTGTACTGCACTTGAATATGGATTACCTCCAACTGGTGGTTGGGGTTTGGGGATTGATCGATTTGCAATGCTATTAACTGATTCACAGAATATAAAG GAAGTTTTGCTTTTCCCCGCAATGAAACCCCAGGAGGACCCGAACAAAGAAAG CAACAAGAAAACTACTCAGGATGGACCTCTCGCTCAAG cagaatttgaaaagaaagCAACGGTGTCGTAA
- the LOC125185518 gene encoding uncharacterized protein LOC125185518 isoform X2, translating to MLGPGLHFNRSSRNGEDRFSNGARAPLAQDYFRRAQSEPLPDKSNAQIPASEPSPLCNLERFLESVTPSLPAQYVSKMKARSWRTCNVVESKPFFVLSDLWESFKEWSAYGAGVPLVLNDRDGVVQYYVPYLSGIQLYADISKSTTKLRRRGEESDGEYFRDSSSDGSSDSEQERCGLSYFREQPSYFKSSNSPLTVDQMAVREHQREFQEGFSSDEGEPEISQGCLLFEYLEHAPPYSREPLATKISDLALHCPELKTLRSCDLLPSSWISVAWYPIYRIPTGPTLRDLDACFLTFHSLHTPVTGIEVVHPPVVTYPSEGDDAPQISLPVFGLASYKYKASLWTPFTGHQRQLENSLLQAADNWLNLLRVHHPDFSFFCRR from the exons ATGTTGGGGCCAGGCTTGCACTTCAATAGGAGTAGTAGAAACGGCGAGGATCGGTTTTCCAACGGGGCTAGGGCTCCACTGGCTCAGGATTATTTTCGGAGGGCTCAGAGTGAACCGCTGCCGGACAAGTCCAACGCACAAATTCCGGCGTCGGAGCCCTCTCCTCTGTGTAATCTGGAGAGATTTTTGGAATCAGTCACGCCATCTCTACCAGCGCAATATGTATCCAAG ATGAAAGCGAGGAGTTGGAGAACTTGTAATGTAGTAGAATCCAAGCCCTTCTTTGTACTAAGTGATTTGTGGGAGTCATTTAAAGAATGGAGTGCATATGGAGCTGGGGTGCCTTTGGTACTTAACGATCGTGATGGTGTTGTTCAGTATTATGTTCCGTATCTGTCGGGCATTCAGTTGTACGCTGACATTTCAAAGAGTACAACCAAATTAAG GAGACGTGGTGAAGAAAGTGATGGTGAATATTTTAGGGATTCAAGTAGTGATGGAAGCAGTGATAGTGAACAGGAGAGGTGTGGCTTGAGCTATTTTAGAGAGCAACCAAGTTACTTCAAAAGCAGTAATAGTCCTCTCACAGTAGATCAAATGGCAGTGAGAGAGCACCAAAGGGAATTTCAAGAAGGTTTCTCTAGCGATGAAGGGGAACCTGAAATTTCTCAGGGATGCTTGTTGTTTGAGTATCTCGAACATGCTCCCCCTTATTCTAGGGAGCCTTTGGCAACCAAG ATATCTGATCTTGCTCTCCATTGCCCGGAGCTAAAAACGCTGAGGAGTTGTGATCTGCTTCCATCAAGCTGGATTTCTGTCGCCTG GTACCCGATTTACAGAATACCCACGGGTCCAACTCTCAGAGATCTAGACGCTTGCTTCTTGACCTTCCATTCTCTTCATACACCCGTGACAG GAATTGAAGTCGTGCATCCCCCTGTTGTGACATACCCTAGTGAAGGTGATGACGCTCCTCAAATTTCACTTCCAGTATTTGGGCTGGCTTCGTATAAATACAAAGCGTCGCTGTGGACTCCGTTCACAGGACATCAGCGGCAGCTGGAAAATTCTCTGTTGCAAGCTGCGGATAACTGGCTAAACTTGCTCCGAGTCCATCACCCTGATTTCTCCTTCTTCTGCCGCAGATAA
- the LOC125185518 gene encoding uncharacterized protein LOC125185518 isoform X4 — translation MLGPGLHFNRSSRNGEDRFSNGARAPLAQDYFRRAQSEPLPDKSNAQIPASEPSPLCNLERFLESVTPSLPAQYVSKMKARSWRTCNVVESKPFFVLSDLWESFKEWSAYGAGVPLVLNDRDGVVQYYVPYLSGIQLYADISKSTTKLRDSSSDGSSDSEQERCGLSYFREQPSYFKSSNSPLTVDQMAVREHQREFQEGFSSDEGEPEISQGCLLFEYLEHAPPYSREPLATKISDLALHCPELKTLRSCDLLPSSWISVAWYPIYRIPTGPTLRDLDACFLTFHSLHTPVTGIEVVHPPVVTYPSEGDDAPQISLPVFGLASYKYKASLWTPFTGHQRQLENSLLQAADNWLNLLRVHHPDFSFFCRR, via the exons ATGTTGGGGCCAGGCTTGCACTTCAATAGGAGTAGTAGAAACGGCGAGGATCGGTTTTCCAACGGGGCTAGGGCTCCACTGGCTCAGGATTATTTTCGGAGGGCTCAGAGTGAACCGCTGCCGGACAAGTCCAACGCACAAATTCCGGCGTCGGAGCCCTCTCCTCTGTGTAATCTGGAGAGATTTTTGGAATCAGTCACGCCATCTCTACCAGCGCAATATGTATCCAAG ATGAAAGCGAGGAGTTGGAGAACTTGTAATGTAGTAGAATCCAAGCCCTTCTTTGTACTAAGTGATTTGTGGGAGTCATTTAAAGAATGGAGTGCATATGGAGCTGGGGTGCCTTTGGTACTTAACGATCGTGATGGTGTTGTTCAGTATTATGTTCCGTATCTGTCGGGCATTCAGTTGTACGCTGACATTTCAAAGAGTACAACCAAATTAAG GGATTCAAGTAGTGATGGAAGCAGTGATAGTGAACAGGAGAGGTGTGGCTTGAGCTATTTTAGAGAGCAACCAAGTTACTTCAAAAGCAGTAATAGTCCTCTCACAGTAGATCAAATGGCAGTGAGAGAGCACCAAAGGGAATTTCAAGAAGGTTTCTCTAGCGATGAAGGGGAACCTGAAATTTCTCAGGGATGCTTGTTGTTTGAGTATCTCGAACATGCTCCCCCTTATTCTAGGGAGCCTTTGGCAACCAAG ATATCTGATCTTGCTCTCCATTGCCCGGAGCTAAAAACGCTGAGGAGTTGTGATCTGCTTCCATCAAGCTGGATTTCTGTCGCCTG GTACCCGATTTACAGAATACCCACGGGTCCAACTCTCAGAGATCTAGACGCTTGCTTCTTGACCTTCCATTCTCTTCATACACCCGTGACAG GAATTGAAGTCGTGCATCCCCCTGTTGTGACATACCCTAGTGAAGGTGATGACGCTCCTCAAATTTCACTTCCAGTATTTGGGCTGGCTTCGTATAAATACAAAGCGTCGCTGTGGACTCCGTTCACAGGACATCAGCGGCAGCTGGAAAATTCTCTGTTGCAAGCTGCGGATAACTGGCTAAACTTGCTCCGAGTCCATCACCCTGATTTCTCCTTCTTCTGCCGCAGATAA
- the LOC125185518 gene encoding uncharacterized protein LOC125185518 isoform X1 produces MLGPGLHFNRSSRNGEDRFSNGARAPLAQDYFRRAQSEPLPDKSNAQIPASEPSPLCNLERFLESVTPSLPAQYVSKMKARSWRTCNVVESKPFFVLSDLWESFKEWSAYGAGVPLVLNDRDGVVQYYVPYLSGIQLYADISKSTTKLRFYSSRFRRRGEESDGEYFRDSSSDGSSDSEQERCGLSYFREQPSYFKSSNSPLTVDQMAVREHQREFQEGFSSDEGEPEISQGCLLFEYLEHAPPYSREPLATKISDLALHCPELKTLRSCDLLPSSWISVAWYPIYRIPTGPTLRDLDACFLTFHSLHTPVTGIEVVHPPVVTYPSEGDDAPQISLPVFGLASYKYKASLWTPFTGHQRQLENSLLQAADNWLNLLRVHHPDFSFFCRR; encoded by the exons ATGTTGGGGCCAGGCTTGCACTTCAATAGGAGTAGTAGAAACGGCGAGGATCGGTTTTCCAACGGGGCTAGGGCTCCACTGGCTCAGGATTATTTTCGGAGGGCTCAGAGTGAACCGCTGCCGGACAAGTCCAACGCACAAATTCCGGCGTCGGAGCCCTCTCCTCTGTGTAATCTGGAGAGATTTTTGGAATCAGTCACGCCATCTCTACCAGCGCAATATGTATCCAAG ATGAAAGCGAGGAGTTGGAGAACTTGTAATGTAGTAGAATCCAAGCCCTTCTTTGTACTAAGTGATTTGTGGGAGTCATTTAAAGAATGGAGTGCATATGGAGCTGGGGTGCCTTTGGTACTTAACGATCGTGATGGTGTTGTTCAGTATTATGTTCCGTATCTGTCGGGCATTCAGTTGTACGCTGACATTTCAAAGAGTACAACCAAATTAAG ATTTTATTCATCTCGTTTTAGGAGACGTGGTGAAGAAAGTGATGGTGAATATTTTAGGGATTCAAGTAGTGATGGAAGCAGTGATAGTGAACAGGAGAGGTGTGGCTTGAGCTATTTTAGAGAGCAACCAAGTTACTTCAAAAGCAGTAATAGTCCTCTCACAGTAGATCAAATGGCAGTGAGAGAGCACCAAAGGGAATTTCAAGAAGGTTTCTCTAGCGATGAAGGGGAACCTGAAATTTCTCAGGGATGCTTGTTGTTTGAGTATCTCGAACATGCTCCCCCTTATTCTAGGGAGCCTTTGGCAACCAAG ATATCTGATCTTGCTCTCCATTGCCCGGAGCTAAAAACGCTGAGGAGTTGTGATCTGCTTCCATCAAGCTGGATTTCTGTCGCCTG GTACCCGATTTACAGAATACCCACGGGTCCAACTCTCAGAGATCTAGACGCTTGCTTCTTGACCTTCCATTCTCTTCATACACCCGTGACAG GAATTGAAGTCGTGCATCCCCCTGTTGTGACATACCCTAGTGAAGGTGATGACGCTCCTCAAATTTCACTTCCAGTATTTGGGCTGGCTTCGTATAAATACAAAGCGTCGCTGTGGACTCCGTTCACAGGACATCAGCGGCAGCTGGAAAATTCTCTGTTGCAAGCTGCGGATAACTGGCTAAACTTGCTCCGAGTCCATCACCCTGATTTCTCCTTCTTCTGCCGCAGATAA
- the LOC125185518 gene encoding uncharacterized protein LOC125185518 isoform X3, which translates to MLGPGLHFNRSSRNGEDRFSNGARAPLAQDYFRRAQSEPLPDKSNAQIPASEPSPLCNLERFLESVTPSLPAQYVSKMKARSWRTCNVVESKPFFVLSDLWESFKEWSAYGAGVPLVLNDRDGVVQYYVPYLSGIQLYADISKSTTKLRRGEESDGEYFRDSSSDGSSDSEQERCGLSYFREQPSYFKSSNSPLTVDQMAVREHQREFQEGFSSDEGEPEISQGCLLFEYLEHAPPYSREPLATKISDLALHCPELKTLRSCDLLPSSWISVAWYPIYRIPTGPTLRDLDACFLTFHSLHTPVTGIEVVHPPVVTYPSEGDDAPQISLPVFGLASYKYKASLWTPFTGHQRQLENSLLQAADNWLNLLRVHHPDFSFFCRR; encoded by the exons ATGTTGGGGCCAGGCTTGCACTTCAATAGGAGTAGTAGAAACGGCGAGGATCGGTTTTCCAACGGGGCTAGGGCTCCACTGGCTCAGGATTATTTTCGGAGGGCTCAGAGTGAACCGCTGCCGGACAAGTCCAACGCACAAATTCCGGCGTCGGAGCCCTCTCCTCTGTGTAATCTGGAGAGATTTTTGGAATCAGTCACGCCATCTCTACCAGCGCAATATGTATCCAAG ATGAAAGCGAGGAGTTGGAGAACTTGTAATGTAGTAGAATCCAAGCCCTTCTTTGTACTAAGTGATTTGTGGGAGTCATTTAAAGAATGGAGTGCATATGGAGCTGGGGTGCCTTTGGTACTTAACGATCGTGATGGTGTTGTTCAGTATTATGTTCCGTATCTGTCGGGCATTCAGTTGTACGCTGACATTTCAAAGAGTACAACCAAATTAAG ACGTGGTGAAGAAAGTGATGGTGAATATTTTAGGGATTCAAGTAGTGATGGAAGCAGTGATAGTGAACAGGAGAGGTGTGGCTTGAGCTATTTTAGAGAGCAACCAAGTTACTTCAAAAGCAGTAATAGTCCTCTCACAGTAGATCAAATGGCAGTGAGAGAGCACCAAAGGGAATTTCAAGAAGGTTTCTCTAGCGATGAAGGGGAACCTGAAATTTCTCAGGGATGCTTGTTGTTTGAGTATCTCGAACATGCTCCCCCTTATTCTAGGGAGCCTTTGGCAACCAAG ATATCTGATCTTGCTCTCCATTGCCCGGAGCTAAAAACGCTGAGGAGTTGTGATCTGCTTCCATCAAGCTGGATTTCTGTCGCCTG GTACCCGATTTACAGAATACCCACGGGTCCAACTCTCAGAGATCTAGACGCTTGCTTCTTGACCTTCCATTCTCTTCATACACCCGTGACAG GAATTGAAGTCGTGCATCCCCCTGTTGTGACATACCCTAGTGAAGGTGATGACGCTCCTCAAATTTCACTTCCAGTATTTGGGCTGGCTTCGTATAAATACAAAGCGTCGCTGTGGACTCCGTTCACAGGACATCAGCGGCAGCTGGAAAATTCTCTGTTGCAAGCTGCGGATAACTGGCTAAACTTGCTCCGAGTCCATCACCCTGATTTCTCCTTCTTCTGCCGCAGATAA